A window of the Brassica oleracea var. oleracea cultivar TO1000 chromosome C1, BOL, whole genome shotgun sequence genome harbors these coding sequences:
- the LOC106323158 gene encoding L-ascorbate oxidase homolog — MQGGRLLTVFVCLVSVALVNAGDPYFYYTWNVTYGTVAPLGIPQQVILINGQFPGPNLNSTSNNNVVINVFNNLDEPFLLTWSGLQHRKNSWQDGVTGTSCPIPAGTNYTYHFQPKDQIGSYFYYPSTALHRFSGGFGGLRVNSRLLIPVPYADPEDDHTILINDWYTKSHTALKTFLDSGRTLGSPDGVLINGKSGKVGGQNKPLFTMKPGKTYKYRICNVGFKSTLNFRIQGHKMKLVEMEGSHVLQNDYDSLDVHVGQCFAVLVTADQEAKSYYMVASTRFLKKEVSTVGVMSYEGSNVQPSNVLPKAPVGWAWSLNQFRSFRWNLTASAARPNPQGSYHYGKINITRTIKLANTKNLVDGKVRFGLNGVSHVDTETPLKLAEYFEMSEKVFKYNVIKDEPAAKITTLTVEPNVLNITFRTFVEIVFENHEKSMQSFHLDGYSFFSVASEPGTWTPEKRNNYNLLDAVSRHTVQVFPKSWSAILLTFDNAGMWNIRSENWERRYLGQQMYVSVLSPEKSLRDEYNIPLNTNLCGIVKGLPLPTPYTI, encoded by the exons ATGCAGGGTGGTAGGCTTTTGACGGTTTTTGTATGCCTCGTCTCGGTGGCGCTGGTGAATGCCGGCGATCCTTACTTTTACTACACGTGGAACGTGACGTACGGAACCGTTGCGCCTCTAGGAATTCCTCAACAGGTGATTCTCATCAACGGACAGTTCCCTGGTCCTAACCTAAACTCGACATCCAACAACAATGTCGTCATCAATGTTTTCAACAACCTTGACGAGCCTTTCCTCTTGACCTG GAGTGGTCTCCAGCACAGGAAGAACTCATGGCAAGATGGTGTGACCGGAACCTCATGCCCAATCCCAGCAGGCACCAACTACACTTACCACTTCCAGCCTAAGGACCAGATCGGTAGCTACTTCTACTACCCATCAACCGCCCTCCACCGTTTCTCCGGTGGTTTCGGTGGCCTCCGTGTCAACAGCCGTCTCCTCATCCCCGTCCCTTACGCTGACCCCGAAGATGACCACACCATCCTCATCAACGACTGGTACACCAAGAGCCACACCGCTCTCAAGACCTTCCTTGACAGCGGTCGCACTCTTGGTTCCCCTGACGGTGTCCTCATCAACGGTAAATCCGGTAAAGTCGGAGGACAGAACAAGCCTCTCTTCACCATGAAGCCAGGAAAGACTTACAAGTACAGAATCTGTAACGTTGGGTTCAAATCCACTCTTAACTTCAGGATCCAAGGACACAAGATGAAGCTTGTTGAGATGGAAGGATCTCACGTTCTCCAGAACGACTACGACTCGCTCGACGTCCACGTCGGACAGTGCTTCGCTGTTCTTGTGACCGCTGACCAAGAGGCCAAGAGCTACTACATGGTTGCATCCACTAGGTTCCTCAAGAAGGAAGTGAGCACTGTTGGTGTGATGAGCTATGAAGGAAGCAATGTTCAGCCTTCCAATGTGCTTCCCAAGGCTCCAGTTGGATGGGCTTGGTCTCTTAACCAGTTCAGATCATTCAGATGGAACTTAACCGCCAGCGCGGCTAGACCTAACCCGCAAGGATCTTACCATTACGGAAAGATCAACATCACCCGTACCATCAAGCTCGCCAACACCAAGAACTTGGTGGACGGTAAGGTCAGGTTTGGGCTTAACGGTGTATCACACGTTGACACCGAGACTCCCTTGAAGCTTGCTGAGTACTTTGAGATGTCCGAGAAGGTCTTCAAATACAATGTCATCAAGGATGAACCAGCAGCCAAGATCACTACACTAACCGTTGAGCCTAATGTCCTCAACATCACCTTCCGTACCTTTGTCGAAATCGTCTTCGAGAACCACGAGAAAAGCATGCAATCATTCCATTTGGATGGTTACTCCTTCTTCTCAGTCGC TTCTGAGCCAGGAACATGGACACCAGAGAAGAGAAACAACTACAACTTGCTCGATGCGGTTAGCAGACACACCGTGCAAGTGTTCCCCAAGTCATGGTCCGCCATCCTCTTGACATTCGACAACGCCGGTATGTGGAACATCAGATCAGAGAACTGGGAGAGAAGATACTTGGGACAGCAAATGTACGTCAGTGTTCTTTCCCCTGAGAAATCACTAAGAGACGAATACAACATCCCACTCAACACAAACCTTTGTGGTATCGTCAAGGGCTTGCCATTACCTACACCCTACACTATTTAA